A genomic window from Arvicanthis niloticus isolate mArvNil1 chromosome 25, mArvNil1.pat.X, whole genome shotgun sequence includes:
- the Penk gene encoding proenkephalin-A: MARFLRLCTWLLALGSCLLATVQAECSQDCAKCSYRLVRPGDINFLACTLECEGQLPSLKIWETCKDLLQVSKPEFPWDSIDTYKDSSKQDESHLLAKKYGGFMKRYGGFMKKMDELYPVEPEEETNGGEILAKRYGGFMKKNADEGDTLANSSDLLKELLGTGDNHAKDSHQQESTNNDEDNMSKRYGGFMRGLKRSPQLEDEAKELQKRYGGFMRRVGRPEWWMDYQKRYGGFLKRFAESLPSDEEGESYSKEVPEIEKRYGGFMRF; the protein is encoded by the exons ATGGCACGGTTCCTGAGACTTTGCACCTGGCTGCTAGCACTTGGGTCCTGCCTCCTGGCTACAGTGCAGGCGGAATGCAGCCAGGACTGCGCTAAATGCAGCTACCGCCTGGTGCGCCCCGGGGACATCAACTTCCTG GCATGTACACTGGAATGTGAAGGACAGCTGCCTTCTCTCAAAATCTGGGAGACCTGCAAGGATCTCCTTCAGGTGTCCAAGCCCGAGTTCCCTTGGGACAGCATCGACACGTACAAAGACAGCAGCAAACAGGATGAGAGCCACTTGTTAGCCAAGAAGTACGGAGGGTTCATGAAACGGTATGGAGGCTTCATGAAGAAGATGGATGAGCTGTATCCTGTGGAGCCAGAAGAAGAGACAAATGGAGGCGAGATCCTTGCCAAGAGGTATGGTGGCTTCATGAAGAAGAATGCAGATGAAGGAGACACCTTGGCCAACTCCTCTGACCTGCTGAAAGAGCTACTGGGAACGGGAGACAACCATGCGAAAGACAGCCACCAACAGGAGAGCACCAACAATGACGAAGACAACATGAGCAAGAGGTATGGGGGCTTCATGAGAGGCCTCAAAAGAAGCCCCCAACTGGAAGATGAAGCAAAAGAGCTGCAGAAGCGCTATGGGGGCTTCATGAGAAGGGTGGGGCGCCCCGAGTGGTGGATGGACTACCAGAAGAGATACGGAGGCTTCCTGAAGCGCTTTGCTGAGTCTCTGCCCTCTGATGAAGAAGGGGAAAGTTACTCCAAAGAAGTTCCTGAGATAGAAAAAAGATATGGAGGCTTTATGCGGTTTTGA